From one Lolium rigidum isolate FL_2022 chromosome 4, APGP_CSIRO_Lrig_0.1, whole genome shotgun sequence genomic stretch:
- the LOC124648149 gene encoding ornithine decarboxylase-like — translation MVQELDVSKKELEVAHASLTKDLDHLGKAHKLVKDELKKLGENHDLLQDTYKKALGSLGDPIIVENVASSSTSSTCDHANFVEEHAQLKEEIFLYVETNEYLKSLVTKYGLNYYPNDSSCEQATILEENARLTKELAKFTTSKNKMGLDDLLSKRRSNNKKYGLGYRVSGSSPMMQQSLLVAPGVKDRTVLPFKLEEKDALMRSIVDGGVGSAFFVLDLGRVVELHSRWQRALPGVRPFYAVKCNTDPGLLGALAALGAGFDCASRREMEAVLALGADPGTSIVYANPCKPEAHVRYAAQVGVNLTTYDSEFEVAKLKQCHPGCDLLLRVKGPDNREAKVDLGIKYGARADEVVPLLRAAQRAGLNLAGVSFHVGYGGPRTDVYEAAIQAARAAFDAAGALGMPPMRLLDIGGGFASTDTLFDDAAAVIRAALARHFGDLLPRLQLVGEPGRYFAETPFTLAARVIGKRVRGEAREYWIDDGIYGSLNTVVTDGYVPRPRPLAASVPGEETYASTVFGPTCDSLDTVVTGYQLPEMSVGAWLLFDDMGAYTTACSSNFNGFSAASDINTFLAYST, via the exons ATGGTCCAAGAGCTGGATGtttcaaagaaggagcttgaagttgcccatgcttctctcactaaggaCCTTGACCATCTTGGAAAGGCCCACAAGCTTGTTAAAGATGAGCTCaaaaaacttggagagaaccatgacctacttcaaGATACTTAtaaaaaggctcttggatcattgGGTGATCCCATTATTGTTGaaaatgttgctagttcctcTACCTCATCTACTTGTGATCATGCTAATTTTGTTGAGGAACATGCTCAACTAAAAGAAGAAatttttctatatgttgagaccaatgaATATCTTAAATCTTTGGTAACCAAgtatggtctcaactattatccCAATGACTCTTCTTGTgaacaagcaactattcttgaagaaaatgctaggttgacaaaggaactGGCCAAGTTCACCACCTCCAAGAATAAGATGGGgttggatgaccttttgagtaagcgAAGGTCAAACAATAagaagtatggacttggatat AGAGTGAGCGGAAGCAGCCCGATGATGCAGCAGTCTCTTCTGGTGGCTCCGGGTGTAAAGGACAGGACGGTTCTCCCGTTCAAGCTGGAGGAGAAGGACGCACTCATGCGCTCCATCGTCGACGGCGGCGTGGGGAGCGCCTTCTTCGTCCTGGACCTCGGCAGGGTGGTCGAGCTGCACAGCCGCTGGCAGCGCGCGCTCCCCGGCGTGCGCCCCTTCTACGCCGTCAAGTGCAACACCGACCCTGGCCTGCTCGGCGCGCTAGCCGCCCTCGGCGCCGGCTTCGACTGCGCCAGCCGCAGGGAGATGGAGGCCGTCCTCGCGCTCGGCGCCGACCCCGGCACCAGCATCGTCTACGCCAACCCCTGCAAGCCCGAGGCGCACGTCCGGTACGCGGCGCAGGTCGGCGTCAACCTCACCACCTACGACTCCGAGTTCGAGGTGGCCAAGCTGAAGCAGTGCCACCCGGGCTgcgacctcctcctccgcgtCAAGGGCCCCGACAACCGCGAGGCCAAGGTGGACCTCGGCATCAAGTACGGCGCACGCGCCGACGAGGTGGTCCCGCTCCTGCGCGCCGCGCAGCGCGCGGGGCTAAACCTCGCCGGCGTGTCCTTCCACGTCGGCTACGGCGGGCCACGCACCGACGTGTACGAGGCGGCCATCCaggccgcgcgcgccgccttcGACGCGGCCGGAGCGCTCGGCATGCCGCCCATGCGCCTGCTCGACATCGGCGGCGGCTTCGCGTCCACGGACACTCTCTTCGACGATGCGGCCGCGGTcatccgcgccgccctggcgcggCACTTCGGCGACCTGCTCCCGCGCCTTCAGCTGGTCGGCGAGCCGGGCAGGTACTTCGCCGAGACGCCCTTCACGCTCGCGGCGCGAGTCATCGGGAAGCGTGTCCGCGGCGAGGCGAGGGAGTACTGGATCGACGACGGGATCTACGGCTCCCTCAACACCGTCGTCACGGATGGCTACGTCCCGCGCCCGAGGCCGCTCGCCGCCAGCGTGCCCGGCGAGGAAACCTACGCGTCCACGGTGTTCGGGCCCACGTGCGACTCCCTCGACACGGTGGTGACTGGCTACCAGCTGCCGGAGATGAGCGTGGGGGCCTGGCTCCTGTTCGATGACATGGGCGCCTAtaccaccgcgtgctcctccaacTTCAACGGCTTCTCGGCGGCGTCCGACATTAATACATTCTTGGCCTACTCCACCTAG